In Kwoniella shivajii chromosome 9, complete sequence, one genomic interval encodes:
- a CDS encoding serine/threonine-protein kinase ATG1: MPDSNSQNQRGESSHSSSGGHRSHKERIGNYVVGNEIGRGSFATVFKGYRSKSKIPIAIKAVSRQKLTTKLLENLESEINILKVIHHRNIVALEDCFKNDTHIYLVMEICSGSDLSIYIKNRGKLETLDFIPRPGSSLAHLDRKEDGKIFWPHPSTGGLDEKVTRSFLGQLAQAIKFLRAEDLMHRDIKPQNLLLQPATETEVAEGHPYGIPVLKVADFGFARILPAAAMAETLCGSPLYMAPEILRYEKYDATADLWSVGAVLFEMSVGRPPFRANNHVELLKRIERGEDRIKFPDETPPSERRESMPPPIPVSPDIKALIRALLKRKPADRIGFEEFFSSSVWDLHFSESTEEEPTTSLEASTDSSAHMGSSDRRIKDMVASVENSIDRLAPGRRAPQPLTADAALNPQPAPKPSRTSQLNAVAPLQPIRQSPVRRSEPKYYVSDDRPAVDEVPAVSAPASSSRANPRPIVTAAQRRVSTRERDQGSLEEAVPLTPPYNGHSTTIPRTTARGLGEGSPLAATPPITMRHDAKEESALDSSESVVGTDYVVVEKQNVEINALADELDQASKKPTTLIRRRSSRASVVTRPVSAFKPISPSPKPQDNAMVPISYSPPFALGTTPPFSIPPGARQSSSPNLTRPPSVPQAMNVFPPSNQPSYGQDAAVRFGVSPSSLQSGALARAITNTALRMIGNSANTAATAIARATIKRRPTILRTSDIDPAEDELLRSVEDVARKAFVLFELADERLLAQAQIASTARNAPTPTPPSLSGTTPPFSSQASNRRKSSSGSMNSEVWILRQQEAAANDAVVLYVKALSFVVQAMDKVKRYWKDRDEHEASPELNEMGQWLRSRFNEIFEKIEWAKARSGDTMLFPDWLVHDKARDTSRQAAVAELQGDLLTAEQGYETSLWLLQVLLDEGVYENGRIRDDDKVTYEKLLVPIRTRLDALRKKLADSSAADMR; the protein is encoded by the exons ATGCCAGATTCAAACTCGCAAAATCAGAGGGGAGAAAGTAGTCACAGTAGTAGTGGTGGACATCGATCTCATAAAGAACGTATAGGTAATTATGTCGTCGGCAATGAGATTGGAAGAGGTAGTTTCGCAACGGTATTCAAAGGTTATCGATCG AAGAGTAAAATACCCATTGCGATCAAAGCTGTCTCTAGGCAGAAACTGACGACAAAGCTTCTCGAGAACTTGGAAAGCGAGATAAATATATTGAAAGTTATACATCATCGGAATATAGTAGCGCTGGAAGATTGCTTT AAAAATGACACGCATATCTACCTAGTCATGGAAATCTGTTCGGGATCTGATCTCTCAATCTACATCAAGAATCGCGGAAAGCTAGAAACACTGGACTTCATTCCTAGACCCGGCTCGAGTCTGGCTCACTTGGATAGGAAAGAAGACGGGAAGATATTCTGGCCTCATCCATCGACTGGTGGGCTCGATGAGAAAGTAACAAGATCATTCTTAGGTCAACTTG CCCAAGCGATCAAGTTCCTCCGAGCCGAAGATCTGATGCACCGGGATATCAAACCGCagaatctccttcttcaacctgCTACGGAGACTGAAGTCGCAGAAGGACATCCTTACGGTATCCCAGTACTGAAGGTAGCGGACTTCGGATTTGCAAGGATTCTTCCAGCGGCTGCCATGGCAGAAACCCTATGTGGTTCTCC CTTGTACATGGCTCCTGAAATATTGAGATACGAAAAATACGATGCCACTGCGGATCTGTGGTCTGTAGGCGCAGTACTTTTCGAAATGTCTGTTGGTCGCCCCCCCTTCCGTGCAAATAACCATGTCGAATTGCTCAAGCGTAtagaaagaggagaagaccGTATTAAGTTTCCTGATGAGACTCCACCTTCGGAGAGGAGAGAATCAATGCCTCCTCCTATTCCTGTATCGCCTGATATCAAAGCTCTCATACGAGCTCTACTAAAACGGAAGCCAGCCGATCGAATAGGATTCGAGGAGTTCTTCTCATCGTCTGTCTGGGATTTACATTTCTCCGAAAGTACAGAGGAGGAACCAACTACCAGTCTTGAAGCGTCGACCGATAGCTCAGCTCACATGGGTTCAAGCGATCGTCGCATAAAAGATATGGTAGCTAGTGTGGAGAACTCGATAGACAGACTCGCGCCTGGTCGTCGAGCTCCTCAGCCCCTCACTGCTGATGCTGCTCTTAATCCCCAACCTGCACCAAAGCCTTCTCGCACATCTCAACTCAACGCCGTCGCTCCGCTCCAACCGATCCGACAATCTCCAGTACGTCGTTCAGAACCGAAATACTATGTGAGCGACGATCGCCCCGCTGTTGATGAGGTACCAGCCGTCTCAGCACCTGCATCATCTTCGCGTGCCAATCCTAGGCCTATTGTCACTGCTGCTCAGAGGCGTGTCTCCACTCGGGAAAGGGATCAAGGCAGTctggaagaagctgttccACTCACACCACCATATAACGGCCATTCGACCACTATCCCTCGAACGACTGCAAGAGGTCTTGGTGAAGGTTCCCCCTTGGCAGCAACGCCACCGATAACGATGCGACATGACGCGAAAGAGGAAAGTGCTTTAGACAGTAGCGAATCAGTAGTCGGCACAGATTACGTCGTAGTAGAGAAACAGAATGTCGAAATTAACGCATTAGCTGATG AACTTGATCAAGCTTCCAAAAAACCTACAACCCTGATACGGCGACGAAGTTCTCGAGCTAGTGTGGTCACCCGTCCGGTTTCGGCATTCAAACCAATCAGTCCTAGTCCAAAGCCCCAAGATAACGCGATGGTACCGATATCATATTCACCCCCTTTCGCTTTAGGCACAACTCCTCCATTTTCAATCCCACCCGGAGCTCGACAGAGCTCCAGCCCAAATCTCACTCGACCACCTTCAGTACCCCAAGCTATGAATGTATTTCCACCTTCAAATCAACCATCATACGGACAAGATGCTGCAGTGCGATTTGGAGTGTCACCATCATCTCTCCAAAGTGGTGCTTTGGCTAGAGCTATAACCAATACCGCTTTGAGAATGATCGGTAACTCTGCAAATACGGCGGCCACAGCGATAGCTAGAGCTACCATCAAACGAAGACCGACCATCCTCAGAACCAGTGATATCGATCCTGCAGAAGATGAGTTACTCCGCTCCGTGGAGGACGTCGCCAGAAAAGCATTTGTCCTTTTCGAGCTTGCAGATGAGCGACTATTAGCACAAGCTCAGATAGCCTCAACAGCCAGAAACGCTCCTACGCCGACTCCTCCAAGCCTGAGCGGAACCACTCCCCCTTTCAGCTCTCAAGCTTCAAACCGAAGGAAATCCTCCTCGGGTTCGATGAATTCCGAGGTTTGGATTTTGAGACAACAGGAAGCTGCCGCAAATGACGCAGTTGTTCTATATGTGAAAGCTTTGTCTTTCGTCGTCCAAGCAATGGATAAAGTCAAAAGATACTGGAAGGATAGGGATGAACACGAAGCTAGTCCTGAGTTGAATGAGA TGGGTCAGTGGCTCCGATCAAGATTCAACGAGATCtttgaaaagattgaatgGGCTAAAGCTAGGTCAGGAGACACCATGCTCTTCCCAGATTGGCTTGTTCACGACAAAGCTAGAGATACA TCTCGCCAAGCTGCAGTTGCTGAACTTCAAGGTGACCTCCTCACCGCTGAACAAGGATATGAGACATCTCTTTGGCTTTTACAGGTCCTCCTTGACGAAGGTGTATATGAGAATGGAAGGATAAGAGATGACGATAAGGTCACCTATGAGAAAC TACTGGTTCCCATTAGAACGAGGCTCGATGCTTTAAGAAAGAAGCTGGCTGATTCCAGTGCTGCCGATATGCgatga